One window from the genome of Bubalus kerabau isolate K-KA32 ecotype Philippines breed swamp buffalo chromosome 17, PCC_UOA_SB_1v2, whole genome shotgun sequence encodes:
- the ZNF428 gene encoding zinc finger protein 428 encodes MTETREPAETGGYASLEEDDEDLSPGPEHSSDSEYTLSEPDSEEEDEEEEEEEETTDDPEYDPGYKVKQRLGGGRGGPSRRAPRAAQPPGPPAQPCQLCGRSPLGEAPPGTPPCRLCCPAVAPQEAPAPETRALGEEEGGAPRAGEGQPTGRDEEDEEEEEEEGTYHCTECEDSFDSLGELHGHFMLHARGEV; translated from the exons ATGACAGAGACCCGTGAGCCAGCTGAGACGGGGGGCTACGCCAGCTTGGAAGAAGATGACGAGGACCTTTCTCCAG GCCCCGAGCATTCCTCTGACTCCGAGTACACTCTCTCAGAGCCAGACTCAGAAGAGGAAGacgaggaagaagaggaggaggaggagaccacTGACGATCCTGAATATGACCCCGGCTACAAGGTGAAGCAGCGCCTGGGTGGGGGCCGTGGTGGTCCATCCCGCCGGGCCCCCCGTGCGGCCCAGCCTCCCggccccccagcccagccctgccagcTCTGTGGCCGCTCACCCCTCGGGGAGGCCCCTCCGGGCACCCCACCTTGCCGGCTCTGCTGCCCTGCGGTAGCCCCCCAGGAAGCACCAGCCCCTGAAACGCGGGCCCTCGGGGAGGAAGAGGGGGGCGCGCCTCGGGCTGGGGAGGGCCAACCCACCGGGAGGGAcgaggaggacgaggaggaggaggaggaggagggcaccTACCACTGCACCGAGTGCGAGGATTCCTTCGACAGCCTCGGCGAGCTGCACGGGCACTTCATGCTGCACGCCCGCGGGGAGGTGTAG